A part of Caretta caretta isolate rCarCar2 chromosome 1, rCarCar1.hap1, whole genome shotgun sequence genomic DNA contains:
- the FUNDC1 gene encoding FUN14 domain-containing protein 1 isoform X1: MAARRPRSASEHDSDDDSYEVLDLTDYARRHHWWNRVFGRNSGPIVEKYSVATQIVMGGVTGWCAGFLFQKVGKLAATAVGGGFLLLQIASHSGYVQVDWKRVEKDVNKAKRQIKKRANRAAPEISTLIEESTEFIKQNIVVSSGFVGGFLLGLAS, translated from the exons ATGGCGGCTCGGAGGCCTCGCTCCGCCTCGG agcacgACAGTGATGATGATTCGTATGAAGTATTGGATTTAACAGACTATGCAAGGCGTCACCATTGGTGGAATCGTGTGTTTGGCCGAAATTCTGGACCAATTGTAGAAAAGTATTCTGTAGCCACTCAGATTGTAATGGGCGGAGTGACTGGTTG GTGTGCAGGATTTTTGTTCCAGAAAGTTGGAAAACTTGCAGCAACTGCAGTAGGTGGTGGATTTCTTCTACTTCAG ATTGCCAGTCATAGTGGGTATGTGCAAGTTGACTGGAAGAGAGTTGAAAAAGATGTAAACAAAGCAAAAAGGCAGATAAAAAAACGTGCAAACAGGGCAGCACCTGAAATCAGCACCCTCATTGAAGAg tcaaCAGAATTTATCAAACAGAATATAGTAGTATCCAGTGGATTTGTTGGAGGCTTTTTGTTAGGACTTGCATCTTAA
- the FUNDC1 gene encoding FUN14 domain-containing protein 1 isoform X2 — MQEHDSDDDSYEVLDLTDYARRHHWWNRVFGRNSGPIVEKYSVATQIVMGGVTGWCAGFLFQKVGKLAATAVGGGFLLLQIASHSGYVQVDWKRVEKDVNKAKRQIKKRANRAAPEISTLIEESTEFIKQNIVVSSGFVGGFLLGLAS, encoded by the exons ATGCAAG agcacgACAGTGATGATGATTCGTATGAAGTATTGGATTTAACAGACTATGCAAGGCGTCACCATTGGTGGAATCGTGTGTTTGGCCGAAATTCTGGACCAATTGTAGAAAAGTATTCTGTAGCCACTCAGATTGTAATGGGCGGAGTGACTGGTTG GTGTGCAGGATTTTTGTTCCAGAAAGTTGGAAAACTTGCAGCAACTGCAGTAGGTGGTGGATTTCTTCTACTTCAG ATTGCCAGTCATAGTGGGTATGTGCAAGTTGACTGGAAGAGAGTTGAAAAAGATGTAAACAAAGCAAAAAGGCAGATAAAAAAACGTGCAAACAGGGCAGCACCTGAAATCAGCACCCTCATTGAAGAg tcaaCAGAATTTATCAAACAGAATATAGTAGTATCCAGTGGATTTGTTGGAGGCTTTTTGTTAGGACTTGCATCTTAA